From the Microplitis mediator isolate UGA2020A chromosome 6, iyMicMedi2.1, whole genome shotgun sequence genome, one window contains:
- the LOC130670639 gene encoding putative ankyrin repeat protein RF_0381 translates to MADENLSANKRKLFDANEENESSPSKKNLSESQDNLPSSSKSTSVEACDDEDFDIYSGNYDFYSINDKYGDHFPLHTAVEKNDWPAFMELLRIGIDIDAPRLDGDTALHIAVKTNNLDMIDCLLKYGANVYARTIYNGKIGYTALHLAAELSPQNTFEHLLSIKPNFHISSHLMRKRVLHCALNRRSVKMIKYLFKDTDINSIEHKGVKALLLSEEESTINPVTELNETPLFLAVKRGYIDLVKMILENGGNVYSHGNYVKYELCSVFHVAADINREDIMILLKNHGIIVNTITEYGLNALHIAVLNSNLPLAKTLIDWGIEVNQKGNVNSVNTRVTPLHIAVKNRNFILIELLITNKSIDVNATDGTHKSALYMAVEAERLDLIEFLLTRSTNIDIHMLNTKNGCTVLHRALELNNKNMVDLLLKYGANHDVLSIHGMHSIHVAADNGNLIAVENFLNSGIDVDLPVVAFGLRPLHIAVGNRSVPLVKLLLKKGADVDAFTVEGNPPLQFAVMFNNKKMTEILLKFGADINLVRKFPDQFDNIDQILKEHFIKLETANMYMNKESWFYCYYSNLVKKGKDFSKKSSRYAKEITRMKKAVIQNTTVNYNDYLIKSDNELASYARNRDVVNGFTQNQVIIKFPLYSKIIIKRFNKSLEHCKLFNHAEKFLTNLFCEFLPVTFLRNILEYLSIDDLKPFEN, encoded by the coding sequence ATGgctgatgaaaatttatcagcAAATAAGAGAAAGCTTTTTGACGCAAATGAAGAAAACGAAAGTTCgccatcgaaaaaaaatttatcagaatcCCAAGATAACCTGCCGTCATCATCAAAATCTACTAGCGTGGAAGCCTGTGATGATGAAGACTTTGATATATACTCGGGCAATTATGACTTTTATAGTATAAATGACAAATATGGTGACCACTTTCCACTTCATACGgctgttgaaaaaaatgactgGCCTGCATTTATGGAGCTTTTACGAATTGGTATTGACATCGACGCTCCTCGATTGGATGGTGATACTGCGCTTCATATTGCCGTGAAGACAAACAATTTGGATATGATTGACTGTCTGCTTAAATATGGAGCTAATGTCTATGCTAGAACAATTTATAACGGAAAAATAGGGTACACTGCATTACATTTAGCTGCCGAACTGAGTCCTCAAAATACTTTCGAGCATCTGCTGTCCATAAAaccaaattttcatatttcttCCCACCTGATGCGTAAAAGAGTTTTACACTGTGCACTTAATCGACGTAGTGTTAAAATgattaagtatttatttaaagacacTGACATTAATTCTATTGAACATAAAGGTGTAAAAGCGTTGCTGCTTTCTGAAGAAGAGTCAACTATAAATCCTGTGACAGAACTCAACGAAACCCCGCTTTTTCTTGCTGTAAAAAGAGGGTACATTGATTTGGTAAAAATGATACTAGAGAATGGAGGAAATGTTTACTCACATGGTAATTATGTTAAATATGAATTGTGTTCTGTATTTCATGTTGCTGCTGACATAAACCGCGAAGACATCATGATACTTCTTAAAAATCACGGTATAATTGTAAATACTATAACAGAATATGGTTTGAACGCACTGCATATTGCTGTTTTGAATAGTAATTTACCTTTGGCCAAGACTTTGATAGACTGGGGTATAGAAGTCAACCAAAAAGGCAACGTAAATTCAGTGAATACAAGAGTAACGCCGTTGCATATCGCTgttaaaaatcgaaatttcattttaattgaattattgattACAAATAAAAGTATTGATGTCAACGCGACTGATGGAACACATAAGTCTGCTCTTTATATGGCTGTTGAAGCAGAGAGACTTGATTTGATCGAGTTTTTACTCACTCGTAGTACTAATATTGACATCCATATGCTTAATACTAAAAATGGATGCACGGTTTTACATCgtgctctagaacttaataacaaaaatatggTTGATCTTCTTCTCAAATACGGCGCTAATCATGATGTCTTGTCAATACACGGAATGCATTCTATTCACGTTGCTGCGGATAATGGAAACCTGATAgctgttgaaaattttttgaacagtGGAATTGATGTTGATTTGCCAGTTGTAGCTTTCGGTTTGAGGCCACTACATATTGCTGTGGGAAATAGGTCAGTGCCATTggtaaaattacttttgaaaaaagGCGCTGATGTTGACGCATTTACCGTGGAAGGAAATCCACCACTTCAATTCGCTGTTAtgtttaacaataaaaaaatgacggaaatacttttaaaatttggcGCAGATATTAATTTAGTTAGAAAATTTCCTGATCAATTTGATAACATTGACCAGATTTTAAAAGaacactttataaaattggaAACTGCTAATATGTATATGAATAAGGAAAGTtggttttattgttattactccaatttagtaaaaaaaggaaaagatTTTAGTAAAAAGTCTAGTCGTTATGCTAAGGAAATAACACGAATGAAAAAAGCAGTTATCCAAAATACTAcagttaattataatgattatttaattaaaagtgataATGAATTAGCATCTTACGCTAGGAATCGTGATGTAGTTAATGGATTTACGCAAAATCAAGTGATAATAAAGTTCCCTTTATATTCTAAGATAATTATTAAGCGTTTCAATAAATCTTTGGAACATTGTAAGTTGTTCAATCatgcagaaaaatttttgacaaatttgTTTTGTGAATTCCTACCGGTTACTTTTTTACGTAATATATTAGAATATTTAAGCATTGACGATTTAAAaccttttgaaaattaa
- the LOC130670642 gene encoding serine/threonine/tyrosine-interacting protein-like: MSCNDLKIQDEESSIENGFEDYLRLPEMTSTPNTTKEWSYIMRRSMQEVAPGLYLGPYSSASRSQLQSLKEIGITHIICVRQDIESQFIKPNFPDDFEYLVLNIADTVTENIIQHFRRVKEFINKGLNSGGRVLVHGNAGISRSAALVLAYIMERYNCSPFQAYTLVQHRRFCINPNDGFMAQLREYEPIYKAQRMHTDNRDSIVENRCKRTIHQIDTERAEAMES, translated from the exons ATGTCAtgtaatgatttaaaaattcaagacgag gAAAGTTCGATTGAAAATGGATTCGAAGATTATCTGCGGTTACCTGAAATGACATCGACTCCCAATACCACTAAAGAATGGTCATATATAATGCGAAGAAGTATGCaa GAAGTAGCACCTGGTTTATATCTGGGTCCTTATAGTTCGGCAAGTCGTTCTCAGTTACAATCACTAAAAGAAATAGGTATTACACATATAATTTGTGTAAGACAAGACATTGAGAGTCAATTTATCAAGCCAAATTTTCCTGATGATTTTga atatttagTTCTCAATATCGCTGACACAGTTACGGAAAATATTATCCAGCATTTCCGAAGAgtaaaagaatttataaacaaagGATTAAATTCTGGAGGTCGTGTTTTGGTACACGGCAACGCTGGTATATCACGATCCGCAGCATTAGTACTAGCATATATTATGGAAAGATATAACTGCTCGCCTTT ccAAGCTTACACGCTGGTGCAACACAGAAGATTTTGTATAAATCCCAATGATGGTTTCATGGCTCAATTACGTGAGTACGAACCTATTTATAAGGCACAAAGAATGCACACTGATAATCGAGATTCAATTGTCGAGAATCGTTGCAAGCGAACAATTCATCAGATTGACACTGAACGAGCGGAAGCTATGGAGAGTTGA